In one Sulfitobacter sp. LCG007 genomic region, the following are encoded:
- a CDS encoding carboxypeptidase M32 translates to MTDFDSRIARINDVLCAVNALEWDARVMMPAGGAETRGHQIATLKCLAREMILDPALADAAARALEDGDMATRAAGATVAEAIAHHARIPADLLRRKSEGSALAGAAWAEARAQSDFATFLPHLERMVALSRETADALGYDGHPYDPMVNVFEPGETAASLTTLFDELSAGIRPILDTALSRERPRTDFLYRSYPVEGQRRFARHVAAWLGYDFTRGRLDTAVHPFEISQSRNDVRITARWPEQYLPMSIFGTIHEVGHALYEQGVDAALTRTIHTTDLKGLYAVAGTSFGMHESQSRLLENHVGRTPAFWEVHFGTLQDIFHEQLADVSVEAFLRAVNRVEPGPIRVEADELCYDLHIMLRVRLEMALMDGTLAPADLPAAWKEGMKTDLGVTPAHDAHGCLQDVHWSHGYIGSFPTYTIGNLTSAQIMGSAVIDGWKDNGIEALRSSLQDNIWRYGRQRTRKQLAENLGVNPSDIKPYIAHLSERFS, encoded by the coding sequence ATGACCGACTTCGACAGCCGCATCGCCCGGATCAATGACGTTCTCTGTGCGGTCAACGCGCTGGAGTGGGACGCCCGCGTGATGATGCCCGCCGGCGGCGCCGAGACGCGGGGTCACCAGATCGCGACGCTCAAATGCCTCGCGCGCGAGATGATCCTCGACCCCGCGCTGGCCGACGCCGCGGCGCGCGCTTTAGAGGACGGCGACATGGCGACCCGTGCGGCCGGCGCGACCGTCGCCGAGGCGATCGCCCACCACGCCCGCATCCCCGCCGATCTGCTGCGCCGGAAATCCGAAGGCTCGGCCCTCGCCGGGGCCGCCTGGGCCGAGGCACGGGCGCAGTCGGACTTCGCGACCTTCCTTCCGCACCTCGAGCGTATGGTGGCCCTGTCGCGCGAAACCGCCGACGCACTCGGCTACGACGGGCATCCCTACGACCCGATGGTGAACGTCTTCGAACCCGGGGAGACGGCCGCGTCGCTCACCACACTCTTTGACGAGTTGAGCGCAGGCATTCGTCCGATCCTCGACACCGCCCTCAGTCGCGAGAGGCCGCGCACCGACTTCCTCTATCGTTCCTACCCTGTCGAAGGGCAGCGGCGTTTCGCGCGCCATGTCGCTGCGTGGCTAGGATACGACTTCACACGCGGACGGCTGGACACGGCGGTGCATCCCTTCGAGATAAGCCAGTCCCGTAACGACGTCCGCATTACCGCGCGCTGGCCCGAGCAGTATCTGCCGATGTCGATCTTCGGCACGATCCACGAGGTGGGCCACGCGCTCTACGAACAGGGCGTGGACGCCGCGCTCACGCGGACGATCCACACGACCGACCTCAAAGGGCTCTACGCCGTTGCCGGTACCAGCTTCGGGATGCACGAAAGCCAGTCCCGCCTGCTCGAGAACCACGTCGGACGCACTCCCGCCTTCTGGGAGGTTCACTTCGGCACGCTGCAGGACATCTTTCACGAGCAACTGGCCGACGTTTCCGTCGAAGCGTTTCTCCGTGCCGTGAACCGGGTCGAGCCCGGTCCGATCCGCGTCGAGGCCGACGAACTTTGCTACGACCTGCACATCATGCTGCGAGTGCGGCTCGAGATGGCCCTGATGGACGGCACCCTGGCACCGGCCGATCTGCCTGCGGCTTGGAAAGAGGGGATGAAAACGGATCTCGGCGTCACTCCTGCCCACGACGCACATGGCTGTTTGCAGGACGTTCACTGGTCGCATGGCTACATCGGCTCGTTTCCCACCTATACGATCGGCAACCTGACCTCGGCACAGATCATGGGTTCTGCCGTCATCGACGGTTGGAAAGATAATGGTATCGAGGCGCTCCGCAGTAGTCTGCAGGACAATATCTGGCGCTACGGTCGACAAAGAACGAGGAAGCAACTTGCTGAGAACCTCGGAGTCAATCCGAGCGATATTAAACCCTATATTGCGCATTTATCAGAGAGGTTCTCTTGA
- a CDS encoding ABC transporter ATP-binding protein yields the protein MTAPLLDIRDVSKRFIRVAGPIERAVARLTGGTAGATVHALIDVTLSVPRGEVLGIVGESGCGKSTLGRIVSGIYAPSDGEVTLDGAPVARQRGSASEKLTTKVQMIHQDPFASLNPRMKVGETIGEGPRVHGLGTTREIRARTADLLERVGLEAAYADRLPHQFSGGQRQRVAIARALAMQPELLVLDEAVASLDVSIQAQVLNLFTDLRQDLGLTALFISHDLSVVRHVCDRVAIMYLGRVVELADAEALYRDPLHPYTQALFASVPTLGTGRARFHPIEGEIPSPLAPPPGCAFHPRCPLAGQRCRVEVPRLSPHGGRSVACHLHDGGVEREGAAA from the coding sequence ATGACCGCTCCGCTCCTCGACATCCGCGATGTCTCGAAACGCTTTATCCGCGTTGCCGGCCCCATCGAGCGCGCCGTCGCCCGTCTGACCGGCGGAACCGCCGGCGCGACCGTCCACGCGCTGATCGACGTGACGCTGTCTGTCCCGCGCGGCGAGGTTCTGGGCATCGTCGGCGAGTCCGGATGCGGGAAATCCACGCTGGGGCGCATCGTCTCCGGCATCTACGCCCCAAGCGACGGGGAGGTGACGCTTGACGGCGCCCCCGTCGCGCGGCAGCGCGGCAGCGCGTCCGAAAAGCTGACGACCAAGGTGCAGATGATCCATCAGGATCCCTTCGCCAGCCTCAACCCCCGCATGAAGGTAGGCGAGACCATCGGCGAAGGTCCGCGTGTCCACGGCCTCGGCACCACGCGCGAAATTCGCGCGCGCACGGCGGATCTGCTGGAACGGGTCGGGCTCGAGGCTGCCTATGCCGACCGCCTGCCGCACCAGTTCTCGGGCGGGCAGCGGCAGCGCGTCGCCATCGCGCGAGCGCTCGCCATGCAGCCCGAACTGTTAGTGCTGGATGAGGCGGTCGCCTCGCTAGACGTATCGATCCAGGCGCAGGTGCTGAATCTCTTCACCGACCTGCGTCAGGATTTGGGTCTGACCGCGCTTTTCATCAGCCACGACCTGTCGGTCGTGCGCCATGTCTGCGACCGGGTGGCGATCATGTATCTGGGCCGCGTGGTCGAACTGGCGGACGCCGAGGCGCTCTATCGCGACCCGCTGCACCCCTACACGCAGGCGCTTTTCGCCTCCGTTCCGACCCTCGGCACGGGGCGTGCGCGCTTTCATCCCATCGAGGGCGAAATCCCGTCTCCGCTTGCGCCGCCGCCCGGATGCGCCTTCCATCCGCGCTGCCCCTTGGCCGGGCAACGCTGCCGGGTCGAGGTACCGAGACTGTCGCCGCACGGCGGCCGATCGGTCGCTTGCCACCTGCACGACGGCGGTGTCGAGCGCGAAGGGGCCGCCGCATGA
- a CDS encoding ABC transporter ATP-binding protein, producing the protein MIAALEVRGLTTRFATRTGYVTAVNDVSFAVEPGRILGLVGESGSGKSVTGFSVMGLIDAPGEISAGKVLIEGEDMRALSAKAQRRMRGRKVAMVFQDPMMTLNPVLRVGDQMAMAVRVHDRVTKAAAWERAREALDTVGIPAAAERLRSYPHQLSGGMRQRVAIATALLHRPSVIIADEPTTALDVSIQGQILAEVRRLADETGTAIVWVSHDLSVVSSLADDICVMYAGRIVENGTAEEVIRTPRHPYTQGLIQSVPSLHEPGGKLPQIPGSTPQLSHLPSGCPFRPRCPRATEVCTTVPPDVGIGARRVLCHHPLETT; encoded by the coding sequence GTGATCGCTGCGCTCGAGGTGCGGGGCCTGACGACCCGCTTCGCCACCCGGACCGGGTACGTGACGGCGGTGAACGACGTCAGCTTCGCAGTGGAACCGGGCCGCATCCTCGGCCTCGTCGGCGAGAGCGGGTCCGGCAAAAGCGTGACCGGCTTCTCGGTCATGGGTCTGATCGACGCGCCCGGCGAGATCTCGGCCGGCAAGGTTCTGATCGAGGGCGAGGACATGCGCGCCCTGTCCGCCAAGGCGCAGCGCCGGATGCGGGGCCGCAAGGTCGCCATGGTGTTCCAGGACCCGATGATGACGCTGAACCCGGTCCTGCGCGTCGGCGACCAGATGGCGATGGCGGTGCGCGTACACGACCGTGTTACGAAGGCCGCGGCTTGGGAGCGAGCGCGCGAGGCGCTCGACACCGTCGGCATTCCCGCCGCGGCCGAGCGGTTGAGGTCCTACCCCCACCAGCTGTCAGGCGGCATGCGCCAGCGCGTCGCCATCGCGACGGCGCTTCTGCACCGCCCCTCGGTCATCATCGCCGACGAGCCGACCACCGCGCTCGACGTGTCGATTCAAGGCCAGATCCTGGCCGAGGTGCGCCGTCTCGCGGACGAGACCGGGACCGCCATCGTCTGGGTGAGCCATGACCTTTCGGTAGTCTCGTCGCTCGCCGACGACATCTGCGTGATGTACGCGGGCCGGATCGTCGAAAACGGCACAGCTGAAGAGGTCATCCGCACTCCGCGCCACCCCTACACGCAAGGCCTGATCCAGTCCGTCCCAAGCCTGCACGAACCGGGCGGCAAGCTGCCGCAGATCCCCGGGTCCACGCCGCAGCTGTCGCACCTGCCGAGCGGCTGTCCTTTCCGCCCCCGCTGCCCGCGCGCCACCGAGGTTTGCACCACCGTGCCACCCGACGTCGGCATCGGCGCGCGGCGGGTGCTGTGCCATCACCCGTTGGAGACGACATGA
- a CDS encoding ABC transporter permease produces the protein MTDVTQAPATKGSQQAARRETRVERLRNFWSDYRRSPVAVVSLLIILLLLVLSFGAPLVAPQDPYDMAALDWMDAFLRPGTEGSGGYVHLLGTDNAGRDMLSAIFYGLRTSFVIGITANVLALAIGITVGLTAAYARGRLESLLMRIVDLQLSMPAILLALVMVAVLGQGVGQIIAALVVAQYAYFARTTHGAATVERGKDYIEAARSTPLPIHRVLFRHLLPNVMPPLIVVATVQVASAIALEATLSFLGVGLPLTEPSLGSLISNGFKYIHTDRYWLSIYPGLFLMITVVAINLVGDQVRKVIDPRNAT, from the coding sequence ATGACCGACGTCACCCAAGCCCCCGCCACGAAGGGGTCACAGCAGGCCGCCCGGCGCGAGACTCGGGTTGAGCGGCTGCGCAACTTCTGGTCGGACTACCGCCGCTCGCCCGTCGCCGTGGTTTCGCTGCTGATCATCCTGCTGTTGCTGGTCCTGTCGTTCGGCGCGCCGTTGGTCGCGCCGCAGGATCCCTACGACATGGCCGCGCTCGACTGGATGGACGCTTTCCTGCGACCCGGGACCGAAGGGTCCGGCGGCTACGTCCACCTGCTGGGGACCGACAACGCCGGGCGGGACATGCTGTCGGCGATCTTCTACGGGCTTCGCACCAGCTTCGTGATCGGGATCACGGCGAACGTGCTGGCACTGGCCATCGGCATCACGGTCGGTTTGACCGCGGCCTATGCGCGCGGGCGGCTTGAAAGCCTGCTGATGCGGATTGTCGACCTGCAGCTGTCGATGCCCGCGATCCTGCTTGCGCTCGTCATGGTGGCCGTGCTGGGGCAGGGGGTCGGGCAGATCATCGCAGCGCTGGTCGTTGCGCAATACGCATATTTCGCCCGCACCACCCACGGTGCGGCCACCGTCGAGCGCGGCAAGGACTATATCGAGGCCGCGCGCTCGACCCCGCTGCCGATTCACCGGGTTCTCTTCAGGCACCTGCTGCCAAACGTGATGCCGCCGCTTATCGTTGTGGCGACGGTGCAGGTGGCCAGCGCCATCGCACTCGAGGCGACGCTGTCGTTCCTCGGCGTCGGCCTGCCGCTGACCGAGCCCTCGCTGGGGTCGCTGATCTCGAACGGGTTCAAGTACATCCACACCGACCGCTACTGGTTGTCGATCTATCCGGGGCTGTTCCTGATGATCACCGTCGTTGCCATCAACCTCGTGGGCGACCAGGTCCGCAAGGTGATCGACCCGAGGAACGCGACGTGA
- a CDS encoding ABC transporter permease yields MFGFLLQRLIQAAIVVFAMSVIVFLGVYAIGNPIDVLIDPGATAEIRENLIRQYGLDQPLWRQYLTFVGNVAHGDLGTSMVYNIPVTDLVFSRLPATLELVFVSVCIATFVGIPAGLYAGYKPDTVGAKAIMALSVLGFSVPTFWIGMLLIMGFAVQLGWLPSGGRGDVGTLLWIRTSLATADGWSHVIMPAINLSLFNMGLLIRLTRAGMVEAMSTDYVKFARAQGLPDRQIVFRHILRNISIPIVTVFGLELGSTLAFAVVTESVFNWPGVGKLIIDSILQLDRPVMVSYLVLVVILFVLINLTVDLVYARLDPRVRLRGGGE; encoded by the coding sequence ATGTTCGGATTTCTGCTGCAACGACTGATCCAGGCGGCGATCGTGGTCTTCGCGATGTCGGTCATCGTGTTCCTGGGCGTCTATGCCATCGGCAACCCGATCGACGTGCTGATCGACCCCGGCGCCACCGCCGAGATCCGCGAGAACCTGATCCGGCAGTACGGCCTCGATCAGCCGCTGTGGCGGCAGTACCTGACGTTCGTCGGCAACGTGGCCCACGGGGATCTGGGCACCTCGATGGTCTACAATATCCCGGTCACCGACCTCGTCTTTTCGCGGCTTCCCGCCACGCTGGAGCTGGTCTTTGTCTCCGTCTGCATCGCCACCTTCGTCGGCATCCCCGCGGGGCTTTACGCGGGCTACAAGCCCGACACGGTCGGCGCGAAGGCGATCATGGCGCTGTCGGTGCTGGGCTTCTCCGTCCCAACCTTCTGGATCGGCATGCTGCTGATAATGGGCTTCGCGGTGCAGCTGGGTTGGCTGCCGTCCGGTGGGCGCGGCGACGTGGGCACGCTCCTGTGGATTCGCACCTCGCTCGCGACCGCCGACGGCTGGAGCCATGTGATCATGCCCGCGATCAACCTGTCGCTCTTCAACATGGGCCTGCTGATCCGCCTGACCCGCGCCGGAATGGTCGAGGCGATGTCCACCGACTACGTGAAATTCGCCCGGGCGCAGGGCCTGCCCGACCGCCAGATCGTGTTCCGGCACATCCTGCGCAACATCTCGATCCCGATTGTCACCGTCTTCGGATTGGAGCTCGGCTCGACCCTCGCCTTTGCGGTCGTGACGGAGAGCGTTTTCAATTGGCCTGGTGTCGGCAAGCTGATCATCGACTCGATCCTGCAACTCGACCGGCCGGTAATGGTGTCCTACCTCGTGCTCGTCGTCATCCTCTTTGTACTGATCAACCTGACGGTGGACCTCGTGTACGCCCGGCTCGACCCGCGCGTCCGGCTAAGAGGGGGTGGCGAATGA
- a CDS encoding ABC transporter substrate-binding protein, with amino-acid sequence MSKYLLKSAVAAIALLCAAPIAAQELILGLRAGPDSIDPHWSTLGSQAEALRHVFDTLVDVDETLQLKPGLAVSWEPVDDTTWEFKLREGVTFHDGSPFTAEDVKFSIERIPAVTGPMSMTLYTKYVDSVEVVDDYTLRVTTKGIAPALPNDFTRLFVVPSETGMEAGNEEFNSGEKAIGTGPYTFVSWQPKGDMVLERYADYWGEAPAWERVVRKEIPDDAARVAALRSGQVNMINYVPASDYLAMQNDGDIETFVSDSIYILNVQPSVKDEEPQPITVDGEPVDGNPLQDKRVREALDLAINRDVLVDVVLEGLGTPANQLMPEGFFGYSDKIGEKPYDIEKAKALMAEAGYPDGFEVDFTCTNNRVPGDAVVCEALAQMWSRLGLTVNAQALNGTVFFPAAAREEYTMAMSAWGTLTGEAAYTYGAMVHSKDDEKGFGNFNRTGYSNPEFDEVFVRGTQTLDPEERRKLYEQASEIAMEDRALIPTVILQTVWAADADTLDFTPRVDQETRAYAITPAAAQ; translated from the coding sequence ATGTCAAAGTATCTTCTGAAATCGGCCGTCGCGGCCATCGCCCTGCTGTGTGCGGCGCCCATCGCCGCACAGGAACTGATCCTCGGCCTGCGCGCGGGACCCGATTCAATTGATCCGCACTGGTCCACGCTGGGCAGCCAGGCCGAGGCGTTGCGCCACGTCTTCGACACGCTCGTCGACGTGGACGAGACGCTGCAACTGAAGCCCGGCCTGGCCGTCAGCTGGGAACCCGTCGACGATACCACATGGGAATTCAAGCTGCGCGAGGGCGTGACCTTTCACGACGGTTCTCCCTTCACCGCCGAGGATGTGAAGTTCTCGATCGAGCGGATCCCGGCCGTCACCGGGCCGATGTCGATGACGCTCTACACCAAGTATGTCGACAGCGTCGAAGTGGTGGACGACTACACCCTGCGCGTCACGACCAAGGGGATCGCGCCGGCGCTGCCGAACGACTTCACCCGTCTGTTCGTCGTCCCCTCCGAAACCGGCATGGAGGCAGGCAACGAGGAGTTCAATTCGGGCGAGAAGGCGATCGGCACCGGCCCCTACACGTTCGTCTCGTGGCAGCCCAAAGGCGACATGGTGCTCGAGCGTTACGCCGACTACTGGGGCGAGGCCCCGGCGTGGGAGCGGGTCGTTCGCAAGGAAATCCCCGACGACGCCGCCCGCGTGGCGGCCCTGCGCTCGGGACAGGTCAACATGATCAACTACGTCCCCGCCAGCGACTACCTCGCGATGCAGAACGACGGCGACATCGAGACCTTCGTGTCAGACTCGATCTACATCCTGAACGTTCAGCCTAGCGTGAAGGACGAAGAGCCGCAGCCGATCACCGTGGACGGCGAGCCGGTCGACGGGAATCCGCTGCAGGACAAGCGGGTGCGCGAAGCGCTGGACCTCGCGATCAACCGCGACGTGCTGGTCGACGTGGTGCTGGAAGGGCTCGGCACGCCCGCCAACCAGCTGATGCCCGAAGGGTTCTTCGGCTACTCCGACAAGATCGGCGAGAAGCCGTACGACATCGAGAAAGCGAAGGCCCTGATGGCCGAGGCCGGCTATCCCGACGGGTTCGAGGTCGATTTCACCTGCACCAACAACCGCGTTCCCGGCGATGCCGTAGTCTGCGAGGCGCTGGCGCAGATGTGGTCTCGGCTGGGTCTGACCGTGAACGCGCAGGCGCTGAACGGCACCGTCTTCTTCCCCGCAGCGGCGCGAGAGGAATACACGATGGCGATGTCCGCCTGGGGCACCCTGACCGGCGAGGCCGCCTATACCTACGGCGCGATGGTTCATTCCAAGGACGACGAGAAGGGCTTCGGCAACTTCAACCGCACCGGCTATTCGAACCCCGAGTTCGACGAGGTCTTCGTACGGGGCACCCAGACGCTCGACCCCGAGGAGCGGCGCAAGCTCTACGAGCAGGCCTCCGAGATCGCGATGGAGGACCGGGCGCTGATCCCGACCGTGATCCTGCAGACGGTCTGGGCCGCGGATGCCGATACGCTCGACTTCACGCCGCGCGTCGATCAGGAAACCCGCGCCTACGCCATCACCCCGGCGGCCGCTCAGTAA
- a CDS encoding GntR family transcriptional regulator — protein MTEKQAEFEPEIERIVAAIDQGSSVPASIQLRGALEFGIASGDLPDGQRLPSVRAMAKRVGISPVTVSNVYAALQTAGHIEGRAGSGTYVRASIGTDQRRRLAEVDARIAELIALGRDCGLTLTDLALRVTMAQPAAERPVSVLMVGNFHDATEAYAADIRAYLRDSDRIEPVTLQDLERTGADGHDLIVAPRTLLPQIRELFPKIDAVGVTLIPNESTRVALASLDPDVRVAGYSYFPGFVTIMKTGIQRFAPHVADLTMVVRGDTDEADRISGAEVVIYASGADYLRQQLRPGQAAFEYRHTPDAQSIRSELLPAIETCRRQTPTRKDAAE, from the coding sequence ATGACCGAAAAGCAGGCAGAGTTCGAACCGGAGATCGAGCGCATCGTCGCCGCCATCGACCAAGGCTCGTCGGTGCCTGCCTCGATACAGCTACGCGGCGCGCTTGAATTCGGCATCGCCTCGGGCGATCTGCCTGATGGCCAGCGCCTGCCGTCGGTGCGCGCGATGGCCAAGCGGGTGGGCATCTCTCCGGTGACGGTGTCGAACGTCTACGCGGCGCTGCAGACCGCCGGTCATATCGAAGGGCGGGCCGGGTCCGGCACCTATGTCCGGGCCTCGATCGGAACCGACCAGCGCCGCCGCCTGGCCGAGGTGGACGCCCGGATCGCCGAGCTGATCGCGCTGGGGCGCGACTGCGGGCTGACCCTGACGGACCTCGCGCTGCGGGTGACGATGGCGCAGCCGGCGGCGGAACGGCCGGTATCGGTCCTTATGGTCGGCAACTTCCACGACGCGACGGAGGCCTACGCCGCAGACATCCGCGCGTACCTGCGCGACAGCGACCGGATCGAGCCGGTGACCCTGCAGGACCTGGAACGGACTGGCGCCGACGGGCACGACCTGATCGTCGCTCCGCGCACGCTGCTGCCGCAGATCCGCGAGCTCTTCCCGAAGATCGACGCGGTCGGCGTCACGCTCATTCCGAATGAGTCGACGCGGGTGGCCCTCGCCTCGCTCGATCCCGACGTGCGAGTCGCAGGTTACTCCTACTTCCCCGGCTTCGTCACCATCATGAAGACCGGTATCCAGCGCTTCGCCCCGCACGTCGCCGATCTCACGATGGTCGTGCGCGGCGACACGGACGAGGCCGACCGCATCTCCGGGGCCGAGGTGGTGATCTACGCTTCGGGTGCGGATTACCTGCGCCAGCAGCTTCGCCCCGGACAGGCCGCCTTCGAATACCGCCACACGCCCGATGCGCAGTCGATCCGATCGGAGCTTCTGCCTGCGATCGAGACCTGCCGCCGCCAGACACCGACTAGAAAGGACGCCGCCGAATGA
- a CDS encoding creatininase family protein, translating into MRITEANWFEVEEYLKADDRAVLPLGSTEQHAWLSLSVDSILSERVAAEAAAPLGVPVFPAVPYGLTPYFMAFPGSVSLKLSTYAALVRDILDSLYATGFRRVLIVNGHGGNSPVQPVCAEWMEAHEGARCRFHDWWRAPKTWSTVQEIDPVASHASWMENFPWTRLPDREMPDDQKPFVPLDRLRDRNAAGVRELIGDGNYGGLYQRPDADTDHLWAVAVEETRALLEGDWA; encoded by the coding sequence ATGAGGATCACCGAAGCGAACTGGTTTGAGGTCGAAGAGTACCTCAAGGCCGACGACCGCGCCGTCCTTCCGCTGGGCTCGACCGAGCAGCACGCCTGGCTCAGCCTTTCGGTCGATTCGATCCTGTCCGAACGGGTTGCCGCCGAGGCCGCCGCGCCTTTGGGCGTTCCCGTATTTCCGGCGGTGCCCTACGGCCTCACCCCCTATTTCATGGCGTTCCCCGGATCTGTTTCGCTGAAGCTCTCGACCTACGCCGCCCTCGTCCGAGACATCCTCGACAGCCTCTATGCGACCGGATTCCGCCGCGTGCTGATCGTCAACGGTCACGGCGGCAATAGCCCGGTCCAGCCTGTCTGTGCCGAGTGGATGGAGGCGCACGAGGGCGCCCGCTGCCGTTTCCACGACTGGTGGCGCGCGCCGAAGACCTGGTCCACGGTGCAGGAAATCGACCCTGTCGCGAGCCACGCGAGCTGGATGGAGAACTTCCCCTGGACCCGCCTGCCGGACCGAGAGATGCCGGACGACCAGAAGCCCTTCGTCCCCCTTGACCGGCTTCGCGACCGCAACGCCGCCGGGGTGCGCGAGTTGATCGGCGACGGCAACTATGGCGGCCTCTACCAGCGGCCCGACGCCGACACCGACCACCTGTGGGCCGTCGCGGTCGAGGAAACCCGCGCCCTGCTGGAGGGCGACTGGGCATGA
- a CDS encoding ketopantoate reductase family protein, whose translation MSQPILIWGAGAIGGVIGAVLAREGYAVHMVDIVADHVAAMREGLRIEGPVEAFTQALPASTPDALTGTYNRIILAVKAHHTSGALDMLLPHLAPGGYVVSAQNGLNERVIADRIGAENTLGCFVNFGADWLEPGRILYGNRAAVAVGELDGRLSDRAREIHALLSLVEPEAVLTDNIWGYLWGKMGYGALLFATALTPLSMSDAMARPAHRPVYEALGHEVMNLAAAEGVRPIGFNGFDPEAFRRADRAGMVASLERMVAHNRKTAKTHSGIWRDLAVRKRKTEVDAQMGIMVGIARGHGLEVPVLARMVDLIHDIEDGRRVQSDDLPDLLVPLCA comes from the coding sequence ATGAGCCAGCCGATCCTGATATGGGGAGCCGGGGCCATCGGGGGCGTGATCGGCGCGGTGCTCGCCCGCGAAGGCTACGCGGTCCACATGGTCGACATCGTCGCGGATCACGTCGCCGCCATGCGCGAGGGCCTGCGCATAGAAGGCCCGGTCGAGGCCTTCACCCAAGCTCTTCCAGCCTCGACCCCCGACGCGCTGACCGGCACTTACAACCGGATCATCCTGGCGGTGAAGGCGCATCACACCAGCGGCGCGCTCGACATGCTGCTGCCGCACTTGGCGCCCGGCGGTTATGTCGTCTCGGCGCAGAACGGCCTGAACGAGCGCGTCATCGCGGATCGGATCGGGGCCGAGAACACGCTGGGCTGCTTCGTCAACTTCGGCGCCGACTGGCTGGAGCCCGGGCGCATCCTCTACGGCAACCGCGCCGCCGTTGCCGTGGGCGAGCTCGACGGGCGCCTGTCGGACCGCGCGCGCGAAATCCACGCGCTCCTCTCGCTGGTCGAACCCGAGGCTGTGCTGACCGACAACATCTGGGGCTATCTCTGGGGCAAGATGGGCTACGGCGCGCTTCTGTTCGCAACGGCCCTCACGCCGCTCTCCATGTCGGATGCCATGGCGCGCCCCGCGCACCGGCCTGTTTACGAGGCGCTCGGCCACGAGGTCATGAACCTCGCCGCCGCCGAAGGGGTGCGGCCGATCGGGTTCAACGGGTTCGATCCAGAGGCGTTCCGGCGCGCCGACCGCGCCGGGATGGTGGCCTCGCTCGAGCGGATGGTCGCGCACAACCGCAAGACGGCGAAGACGCACTCGGGCATCTGGCGCGACCTCGCGGTGCGCAAGCGCAAGACCGAGGTCGACGCGCAGATGGGCATCATGGTGGGCATCGCCCGTGGCCACGGGCTGGAGGTGCCGGTGCTCGCGCGGATGGTCGACCTGATCCACGACATTGAGGACGGCCGCCGCGTGCAGTCCGACGACCTGCCCGACCTGCTGGTGCCGCTGTGCGCATAG
- a CDS encoding SDR family NAD(P)-dependent oxidoreductase, whose product MRIELTDRVFVVTGAAQGIGAAIAGRLAQAGARVAAVDIDAEGMAALDAASRHPADLGDRDAVHRVIDDIARTHGRIDGLVTAAGGVRGQVGRPLEEIAAPDWQAIFAANVDAAMWCAQAAAPHLKAAPAGRIVTISSGAGLRPSLTGIQAYAAAKHALVGLTKQLALELGPHGITVNSVAPGFVLSNPSTLRQWDAFGPERQAQVIAGTHMRRLGTPEDIAHAVTFLVSDQASWISGQILSVDGGHA is encoded by the coding sequence GTGCGCATAGAGCTCACCGACCGCGTCTTCGTCGTGACTGGGGCCGCGCAGGGCATCGGCGCCGCCATCGCCGGCCGTCTGGCGCAGGCCGGCGCCCGCGTGGCGGCGGTCGATATCGACGCGGAGGGGATGGCGGCGCTCGACGCGGCGTCGCGCCACCCTGCCGACCTTGGGGACCGGGACGCGGTCCACCGGGTCATCGACGATATCGCGCGCACCCACGGCCGCATCGACGGGCTCGTGACCGCCGCGGGCGGCGTGCGCGGACAGGTCGGCCGCCCACTGGAAGAGATCGCCGCCCCGGACTGGCAGGCGATCTTCGCGGCGAACGTCGATGCCGCGATGTGGTGCGCTCAGGCCGCCGCCCCGCATCTGAAGGCCGCCCCGGCCGGTCGAATCGTCACGATTTCCTCCGGCGCGGGACTGCGCCCCAGCCTGACCGGGATACAGGCCTACGCCGCCGCGAAGCACGCCCTCGTCGGCCTGACGAAACAATTGGCGCTGGAGCTCGGACCACACGGGATCACGGTGAACTCGGTCGCCCCCGGCTTCGTCCTGTCGAACCCGTCGACCCTGCGGCAATGGGACGCGTTCGGTCCGGAACGTCAGGCGCAGGTCATCGCGGGCACCCACATGCGGCGCCTCGGCACGCCCGAGGACATCGCCCACGCCGTGACCTTCCTCGTCTCGGACCAGGCGAGCTGGATCAGCGGCCAGATTCTCTCGGTCGACGGAGGCCACGCATGA